One window from the genome of Eucalyptus grandis isolate ANBG69807.140 chromosome 7, ASM1654582v1, whole genome shotgun sequence encodes:
- the LOC120296358 gene encoding uncharacterized protein LOC120296358 isoform X1, protein MVEEMENRCFWEFCLNYFGVLEQRTNMQGTYHLLNPDADWVRNIDKRILRRNGQLVALELRQLVSAAQKYWYSELTSLGMELLDKLDALYLFLAKSSLSNFWQSRCLVLLHEVAKFLQELDCPNPSFLDSGALEGFIDTSCRRYFGHIFPLDWRTSPAENMISLRGSQASRLLLRRTINLIISKKNFSHGKMGELATLVLGSGMLDDDLYRKIAESFKGNTSWEAFMECICRDVPSELPQASDGPEEISLAWNLYRALADTCNANWTERNSITPICFLYLLERLLILFSCSKGQFYATKSSLVEWLICHDGLGRRSLSFNLRNCLEPIIGFVTSTIRQLLCNEEETREWIKRSKLNVMEYYPLLVLKLVLLVCLLHLNFGISPYFLNDLLGKSWISEQLPPEFLRILSHCQKRNFQKTSVGVLAKAFKKVDDPLVITNFAADCSNLLCPHAIILDLKSNKCKEEIMKVLFPKDGSTVSSCKLQDLTEVSEDSSSSSNGVPAPVVHLVSANTLSLEHECEGHNSAPVKAQKTNDVKRDGQPVVRRWLMALGVGAVLGFLVWKTGTRTRAIASPEVSKIEREWEETNPSSLSYMMFLIENCAL, encoded by the coding sequence ATGGTTGAGGAAATGGAAAATAGGTGCTTTTGGGAGTTCTGTTTGAATTACTTTGGTGTTTTGGAGCAACGGACCAACATGCAAGGAACTTATCACCTTCTAAACCCAGATGCTGATTGGGTCAGAAACATAGACAAAAGAATTCTTCGAAGAAATGGACAATTGGTTGCTTTGGAGCTTCGACAATTGGTCTCTGCTGCTCAAAAGTATTGGTATTCTGAGCTTACTTCTCTTGGTATGGAGCTCCTGGACAAATTGGATGCACTTTATCTGTTTTTAGCAAAGAGTTCTCTGTCGAACTTCTGGCAAAGCAGATGTCTTGTTCTCTTACATGAGGTTGCAAAGTTCCTTCAAGAACTCGATTGTCCCAATCCCTCCTTCCTGGATAGCGGGGCACTGGAGGGTTTCATCGACACATCCTGTAGGAGGTACTTTGGTCACATATTTCCTCTTGACTGGCGAACATCACCAGCAGAGAATATGATATCTCTAAGAGGAAGTCAGGCTTCTCGCCTTTTACTTAGAAGAACAATAAACCTGATAATTTCGAAGAAGAATTTTTCACATGGGAAGATGGGTGAGCTTGCGACTTTGGTTCTTGGGTCTGGAATGCTCGATGATGATTTGTACAGGAAAATTGCAGAATCATTTAAAGGAAATACGTCATGGGAGGCATTCATGGAATGCATTTGTCGGGACGTACCATCAGAACTTCCTCAGGCTAGCGATGgacccgaggaaatctctttggCTTGGAACCTTTATCGAGCTTTGGCAGATACTTGCAATGCTAATTGGACTGAAAGAAACTCCATAACACCAATTTGCTTTTTGTATCTGTTGGAACgacttttgattttgttttcttgctCCAAAGGGCAGTTTTATGCAACCAAGTCTTCTCTAGTTGAATGGCTAATCTGCCATGACGGTTTAGGAAGGCGCAGCCTCAGTTTCAACCTGAGAAATTGCTTGGAGCCCATCATTGGGTTCGTTACTAGCACTATTAGGCAGCTGCTTTGCAATGAGGAAGAAACCAGAGAATGGATCAAAAGATCAAAACTAAATGTGATGGAGTACTACCCGCTGTTGGTCTTGAAGTTGGTTCTGTTGGTTTGTTTGCttcacttaaattttggcatcAGTCCATACTTTCTCAATGATTTGCTAGGTAAGAGTTGGATTTCTGAGCAATTACCTCCAGAGTTTCTTCGTATTCTCTCACATTGCCAGAAGAGGAACTTCCAGAAAACTTCAGTTGGTGTTCTCGCCAAAGCATTCAAAAAAGTTGACGATCCCCTCGTAATTACCAATTTCGCTGCAGATTGTTCCAATTTGTTGTGTCCACATGCCATCATTTTAGACTTGAAATCAAACAAATGCAAGGAAGAGATTATGAAAGTTTTATTCCCCAAAGATGGAAGCACTGTGAGCTCTTGCAAGTTGCAAGATCTGACTGAAGTTTCCGAGgattcctcttcatcttccaaCGGTGTTCCAGCACCAGTTGTGCATTTGGTCAGTGCAAACACGTTGTCTTTGGAGCATGAATGCGAAGGACACAATTCTGCTCCAGTGAAAGCTCAAAAAACCAATGATGTGAAGAGGGATGGGCAGCCTGTCGTTAGGCGCTGGTTAATGGCCCTCGGGGTTGGGGCGGTGCTTGGTTTCCTAGTGTGGAAAACAGGAACAAGAACAAGGGCAATTGCAAGTCCAGAGGTAAGCAAAATAGAAAGGGAGTGGGAAGAGACGAATCCGTCTTCATTGTCCTAtatgatgtttttgattgaaaattgtgCGTTATAA
- the LOC120296358 gene encoding uncharacterized protein LOC120296358 isoform X2, producing the protein MKEQALLDNSSQWSSPSFDDVNHDILCSELKQLYVAITRTRQRLWICENALDFSKPMFDYWKKKCLVQVRLVDHARAEAMQVRSMPEEWKSQGFKLLHEGNYRMATMCFVRARYEYGEKLAKASAFKADADLKHVLSPKEASDLRRQAAEIFEAIGVADSAAECFYMVKEYEKAGSIFMEKCGESALQKAGECFSLAGHYSRAAEAYARGNFFSKCLSNCAKGELFEMGLQYIGNWRRLGNEDRGIVKKSKEIEKSEQDF; encoded by the exons ATGAAGGAGCAAGCTTTGCTCGATAACAGCTCTCAATGGTCTTCCCCAAGTTTTGATGACGTGAATCACGATATATTATGCTCTGAATTGAAGCAATTGTATGTCGCAATTACTCGGACAAGACAGAGATTGTGGATATGTGAGAATGCCCTGGACTTCTCCAAACCAATGTTCGACTACTGGAAGAAGAAGTGCCTCGTTCAAGTTAGGTTGGTAGATCATGCCCGTGCAGAAGCAATGCAGGTCAGGAGCATGCCGGAGGAGTGGAAGTCACAAGGTTTTAAG CTCTTACATGAGGGTAACTACCGAATGGCAACGATGTGCTTTGTGCGAGCAAGGTACGAATACGGGGAGAAATTGGCTAAAGCCTCTGCTTTCAAAGCAGATGCAGATCTCAAGCATGTTTTAAGTCCAAAAGAGGCTTCGGACCTTCGAAGGCAGGCTGCAGAGATTTTTGAAGCAATTGGTGTGGCTGACTCTGCAGCGGAGTGTTTCTACATGGTGAAGGAATACGAGAAAGCAG GTAGTATATTTATGGAAAAATGTGGAGAATCTGCTTTGCAGAAAGCGGGAGAGTGTTTTTCTCTGGCTGGGCACTACAGTCGTGCAGCGGAGGCATACGCAAGAGGAAATTTTTTCTCCAAGTGCTTGTCCAATTGTGCCAAAGGAGAACTTTTTGAAATGGGTCTGCAATATATTGGGAATTGGAGAAGGCTGGGAAATGAGGACAGGGGAATagtaaagaaaagtaaagaaatagagaaatcggaACAAGACTTTTAG